A stretch of the Pseudomonas sp. ACM7 genome encodes the following:
- a CDS encoding high-affinity branched-chain amino acid ABC transporter permease LivM yields MTRNLKQALFSALLVWAVAYPVLGLKLTIVGINLEVHGTSTATLITIAVCSVLMFLRVLFDHQISAAWKSSPNMPVMPAKASTFLTLPTTQRWIIIALIIGALVWPFFGSRGAVDIATLVLIYVMLGLGLNIVVGLAGLLDLGYVGFYAVGAYSYALLSHYYGLSFWICLPIAGMMAATFGFLLGFPVLRLRGDYLAIVTLGFGEIIRLFLRNLTGLTGGPNGISNIEKPTFFGLTFERKAAEGLQTFHEYFGLEYNSINKVIFLYLVALLLALFALFVINRLLRMPLGRAWEALREDEIACRALGLNPTVIKLSAFTLGACFAGFAGSFFAARQGLVTPESFTFIESATILAIVVLGGMGSQLGVVLAATVMILLPEMMREFSEYRMLMFGALMVLMMIWRPQGLLPMQRPHMELRK; encoded by the coding sequence ATGACTAGGAATCTTAAACAGGCGTTGTTCAGCGCCTTGCTGGTGTGGGCTGTTGCCTACCCGGTACTCGGTCTGAAACTGACCATTGTCGGCATCAACCTCGAAGTCCATGGCACCAGCACTGCAACGCTGATCACCATCGCCGTATGCTCGGTGTTGATGTTCCTGCGGGTGCTGTTCGACCACCAGATCAGCGCAGCCTGGAAATCCTCGCCGAACATGCCGGTGATGCCGGCCAAGGCCAGTACTTTCTTGACCCTGCCGACCACTCAGCGCTGGATCATCATCGCGTTGATCATCGGTGCGCTGGTCTGGCCGTTCTTCGGCTCCCGCGGTGCGGTGGATATTGCCACCCTGGTGCTGATCTACGTGATGCTCGGCCTGGGCCTGAACATCGTGGTCGGTCTGGCCGGTCTGCTCGACCTCGGTTACGTCGGCTTCTATGCCGTCGGCGCCTACAGCTATGCGCTGCTGTCGCACTACTACGGTCTGAGCTTCTGGATCTGCCTGCCAATCGCCGGGATGATGGCGGCCACCTTCGGCTTCCTGCTCGGCTTCCCGGTCCTGCGTCTGCGCGGTGACTATCTGGCGATCGTGACGCTGGGCTTCGGTGAAATCATCCGTCTGTTCCTGCGTAACCTGACCGGCCTCACGGGTGGTCCGAACGGCATCAGCAACATCGAGAAACCGACGTTCTTCGGCCTGACCTTCGAACGTAAAGCCGCTGAAGGCCTGCAGACGTTCCACGAGTACTTCGGCCTGGAATACAACTCGATCAACAAGGTGATCTTCCTTTACCTCGTTGCGCTGTTGCTGGCGCTGTTTGCCCTGTTCGTCATCAATCGCTTGCTGCGCATGCCGCTGGGCCGTGCCTGGGAAGCGCTGCGTGAAGACGAAATCGCCTGCCGTGCGTTGGGTCTCAATCCTACGGTCATCAAGCTCTCGGCCTTCACCCTCGGTGCGTGCTTCGCCGGTTTCGCCGGCAGCTTCTTCGCCGCGCGTCAGGGCCTGGTGACACCGGAGTCGTTCACCTTCATCGAGTCGGCGACCATCCTCGCCATCGTGGTGCTGGGTGGCATGGGCTCGCAACTGGGCGTCGTACTCGCCGCCACGGTGATGATCCTGTTGCCGGAGATGATGCGTGAATTCAGTGAATACCGCATGTTGATGTTCGGCGCCTTGATGGTGCTGATGATGATCTGGCGTCCTCAAGGTCTGCTGCCTATGCAACGCCCCCACATGGAGCTGCGCAAATGA
- the livH gene encoding high-affinity branched-chain amino acid ABC transporter permease LivH — protein MPDIYHFFQQLVNGLTIGSTYALIAIGYTMVYGIIGMINFAHGEVYMIGSYVAFIAIAGLSMMGLDSVPLLMTAAFLATIVVTSAYGYSIERIAYRPLRGSNRLIPLISAIGMSIFLQNTVLLAQDSKDKSIPNLIPGNFSIGPGGAQEVLISYMQIVVFVVTFVAMLGLTLFISRSRLGRACRACAEDIKMANLLGINTNNIIALTFVIGAALAAIAAVLLSMQYGVINPNAGFLVGLKAFTAAVLGGIGSIPGAMLGGIVLGVAEAFGADIFGDQYKDVVAFGLLVLVLLFRPTGLLGRPEVEKV, from the coding sequence ATGCCTGACATCTATCACTTTTTCCAACAGCTGGTTAATGGTCTGACCATTGGCAGCACGTATGCCCTGATCGCCATCGGCTATACGATGGTTTACGGCATCATTGGAATGATCAACTTCGCCCACGGCGAGGTGTACATGATTGGTTCCTACGTGGCGTTCATCGCCATTGCGGGCCTGTCCATGATGGGACTCGACAGTGTTCCGCTGTTGATGACCGCCGCTTTTCTCGCGACCATCGTCGTGACCAGTGCCTACGGCTACAGCATCGAACGGATCGCCTACCGCCCTTTGCGCGGCAGCAACCGTCTGATCCCGCTGATTTCCGCCATCGGCATGTCGATCTTCCTGCAGAACACGGTTCTGCTGGCGCAAGACTCCAAGGACAAATCCATCCCCAACCTGATCCCCGGTAACTTCTCCATCGGGCCAGGTGGCGCACAAGAAGTGCTGATTTCCTACATGCAAATCGTGGTGTTCGTGGTGACCTTTGTCGCCATGCTCGGCCTGACGCTGTTCATCTCCCGCTCTCGCCTGGGTCGCGCCTGCCGCGCCTGTGCCGAAGACATCAAGATGGCCAACCTCTTGGGTATCAACACCAACAACATCATCGCCCTGACCTTCGTCATCGGTGCCGCACTGGCAGCCATCGCGGCTGTGTTGCTGAGCATGCAATACGGCGTGATCAACCCGAACGCCGGTTTCCTGGTCGGCCTCAAGGCCTTCACCGCAGCGGTACTGGGCGGCATCGGCAGCATCCCCGGAGCCATGCTCGGCGGGATCGTGCTTGGGGTGGCGGAAGCCTTTGGTGCCGATATCTTCGGCGACCAGTACAAGGACGTCGTGGCGTTCGGCTTATTGGTTCTGGTGTTGTTGTTCCGGCCAACCGGCCTGTTGGGCCGTCCGGAGGTTGAAAAAGTATGA
- a CDS encoding branched-chain amino acid ABC transporter substrate-binding protein encodes MTKATKQISKLFAAMVLAGVASHSFAADTIKIGIAGPKTGPVAQYGDMQFSGAKMAIEQINAKGGVDGKKLEAVEYDDACDPKQAVAVANKVVNDGVKFVVGHLCSSSTQPASDIYEDEGVIMITPAATSPDITSRGYKMIFRTIGLDSAQGPAAGNYIADFVKPKIVAVLHDKQQYGEGIATAVKKTLEGKNVKVAVFEGINAGDKDFSSMISKLKQANVDFVYYGGYHPELGLILRQAQEKGLKAKFMGPEGVGNDSISQIAKDASEGLLVTLPKSFDQDPANIALADAFKAKKEDPSGPFVFPAYSAVTVIADGIKAAKSEDAAKVAEAIHAGTFKTPTGDLSFDAKGDLKDFKFVVYEWHFGKPKTEAKPQ; translated from the coding sequence ATGACTAAGGCTACTAAGCAGATTTCCAAACTGTTTGCCGCTATGGTTCTGGCCGGGGTTGCCAGCCATTCGTTCGCAGCTGACACCATCAAGATCGGCATCGCCGGCCCTAAAACCGGCCCTGTAGCCCAATACGGCGACATGCAGTTCAGTGGCGCCAAAATGGCCATCGAACAGATCAACGCCAAAGGCGGCGTAGACGGCAAGAAACTCGAAGCCGTTGAATACGATGACGCCTGTGATCCAAAACAAGCGGTAGCGGTCGCGAACAAAGTCGTCAACGACGGCGTCAAGTTCGTGGTCGGTCACCTGTGCTCCAGCTCCACCCAACCGGCTTCGGACATCTACGAAGACGAAGGCGTGATCATGATCACCCCGGCGGCCACCAGCCCGGACATCACTTCCCGTGGTTACAAAATGATCTTCCGTACTATCGGTCTGGACAGCGCCCAGGGCCCTGCCGCCGGTAACTACATTGCCGACTTCGTAAAACCGAAGATCGTTGCTGTTCTGCACGACAAACAGCAATACGGTGAAGGCATCGCCACCGCCGTGAAGAAAACCCTGGAAGGCAAAAACGTCAAGGTTGCCGTGTTCGAAGGCATCAACGCCGGCGACAAAGACTTCTCTTCGATGATCTCCAAGCTCAAGCAAGCCAACGTCGACTTCGTCTACTACGGCGGCTACCACCCGGAGCTGGGTCTGATCCTGCGTCAAGCACAGGAAAAAGGCCTGAAAGCCAAGTTCATGGGTCCGGAAGGCGTGGGTAACGACTCCATTTCGCAGATTGCCAAAGACGCTTCCGAAGGTCTGCTGGTAACCCTGCCGAAATCCTTCGACCAGGATCCGGCCAACATCGCCCTGGCTGATGCGTTCAAAGCCAAGAAAGAAGATCCGAGCGGTCCATTCGTGTTCCCGGCCTACTCGGCTGTGACCGTGATTGCCGACGGTATCAAGGCTGCCAAGAGCGAAGACGCTGCCAAAGTGGCTGAAGCTATCCACGCCGGCACGTTCAAAACCCCGACTGGCGACCTGAGCTTCGACGCCAAGGGCGACCTGAAAGACTTCAAATTTGTGGTTTACGAGTGGCACTTCGGCAAACCTAAAACTGAAGCCAAGCCTCAGTAA
- a CDS encoding DUF2288 domain-containing protein: MTQEPSTLYAKLLGETASITWKELEPFFAKGALLWVDPGLDLIAAAQAVATDEGEKVAAWLAADKVAKLSETRALDLFERDPELWAVVVSPWILIQERATS; the protein is encoded by the coding sequence ATGACTCAAGAACCTAGCACCCTCTATGCCAAGCTGCTTGGTGAAACCGCATCTATTACCTGGAAGGAGCTGGAGCCGTTCTTCGCCAAGGGTGCCCTATTGTGGGTCGACCCCGGTCTGGATTTGATTGCTGCAGCGCAGGCAGTGGCGACCGACGAAGGCGAGAAAGTGGCTGCCTGGCTGGCCGCCGACAAGGTCGCCAAGCTGTCTGAAACGCGGGCGCTGGATCTTTTTGAACGTGATCCGGAGCTGTGGGCAGTGGTCGTATCGCCGTGGATTCTGATCCAGGAAAGGGCGACGAGCTGA
- a CDS encoding NAD(P)-dependent oxidoreductase, whose product MMAALPSLGFAGVGLMGLPMCRRLLAAGYPLTVWNRNPAKCAPLVEAGARQVATPAELCQHADVVMLCLADTSVVREVVFGPAGVAEGGKSGQLLVDFSSLEPTATREMATALVSQTGMSWLDAPVSGGVVGAEAGSLAIMVGGETADLERVRPVLLSLGQRVTHMGAVGAGQVTKACNQMIVACNALVIAEVVALAERSGVDARLIAEALAGGFADSKPLQILGPQMADSRFEPVKWHVRTLLKDLDTAVKFSREQGSATPISGLAAQLMRLHGSQGFLEKDPSTLVQLYREPDSKG is encoded by the coding sequence ATGATGGCAGCGTTACCTTCACTCGGGTTTGCCGGGGTCGGCCTGATGGGCTTGCCGATGTGCCGTCGACTGCTGGCAGCGGGTTATCCGCTGACGGTGTGGAACCGCAATCCAGCCAAGTGCGCGCCGCTGGTCGAGGCCGGTGCACGACAGGTCGCCACGCCGGCTGAGCTGTGTCAGCACGCTGACGTGGTGATGCTGTGCCTGGCGGACACCTCGGTGGTTCGCGAGGTGGTGTTTGGCCCGGCCGGGGTTGCGGAGGGTGGGAAAAGCGGTCAACTGCTGGTGGATTTTTCCAGCCTGGAACCTACCGCGACGCGGGAAATGGCGACAGCGCTGGTCAGCCAAACCGGCATGAGCTGGCTGGATGCACCCGTGTCCGGCGGAGTGGTCGGTGCCGAGGCCGGCAGCCTGGCGATCATGGTGGGCGGTGAAACGGCGGATCTTGAGCGCGTCAGGCCTGTGCTGTTGAGCCTCGGCCAGCGCGTGACCCACATGGGCGCCGTCGGAGCGGGGCAGGTGACCAAGGCTTGTAATCAGATGATCGTCGCCTGCAACGCGCTGGTGATCGCCGAAGTGGTGGCGTTGGCCGAGCGTTCCGGGGTCGACGCCCGTCTGATCGCCGAGGCGCTGGCCGGTGGTTTCGCCGATTCAAAGCCGTTGCAGATCCTGGGTCCGCAAATGGCCGACAGCCGTTTCGAACCGGTGAAATGGCATGTGCGCACGTTGCTCAAGGACCTCGATACCGCGGTGAAGTTTTCCCGTGAGCAAGGCTCGGCCACGCCGATCAGTGGACTGGCCGCACAATTGATGCGCCTGCATGGGAGCCAGGGATTCCTGGAAAAAGATCCGTCGACGCTAGTGCAGTTGTACCGCGAGCCAGACTCAAAGGGCTGA